A segment of the Piliocolobus tephrosceles isolate RC106 unplaced genomic scaffold, ASM277652v3 unscaffolded_5504, whole genome shotgun sequence genome:
GTCTTACCCtgccgctcaggctggaatgcagtggcgtgatcttggctcactacaacctctgcctcccgggttcaagcagttctcccatctcagcctcccaagtaggtgggattacgggtgcctgtcaccatgcccagctaatatttttttgtatttttagtagagatgggggtttcaccatgttggccaggctggtctcaagctcctgacctcaggtgatctgcctgcctcggcctcccaaagttttgggattacaggcatgaaccaccatgcctggcctaaaccttGGCCTTCTTTAGAGCCACAGTTGTCTGAGTGTATTGGAAGTGACTTGCAAATGTGTTTACTTTTCAACAAGAGAACCATGGCATTAACAgggtttaataaatattcatttgtatAGGACTATAAGTTTTCGGAGTCGAGTTTTGCCCCCTAATGCGGTGTGGATGGAGAATTCAAAACTGAAGAGTTTGGAAATTTGCCACCCTCAGGTATTATAATTTAATGAGAAATCTGAATAGGATAGCTTCCATTCATGATATTTGTCCAAGATTTGACACACCTTTAAACTGGCCTTTGTCCTGTGGCATTGTTAATTCCTCTGTTCTGTATACAAAGGTGGCCATAAGTTTGTAttcattgatatttatttatgtcCTGTAGGAGCGGAACATTTTCAATCGGATCTTTGGTGGTTTCCTTATGAGGAAAGCATATGAACTTGGGTGGGCTACTGCCTGTAGCTTCGGGTGAGTTGTATGGAAGGCAGTCTTAACTTCTGAGAAGCAATTTATATCACCCCACTGAAATGGGACatttcagaccagtctgggtgTGTGTGGGAAtatgttatgtttttaaatgaataccACACTGATACCAGCTGAGTTTGATCTTCATTTTAGAAGGTTGTTTCTCTGACTTTGTAAGTTCATACATTTGAAAAACCACTGAGAAAATACAGTGATGATATGTAGAAGGGAAAAGATACAGTTATTTTGGCCCTAATCTGCTCACGATGGCATCTCTTACCATTCCTCACTGGTAGGATCTTTTCCCCCTTGTCTAAGTTTATTCTTCATTCATTGTTATTTTGCTTCAGCTAGTTGTTAGGGAAAAAAATTGAGATCATCTGAATTTTGTAGTATACCCCAAATTCTGTCTTTTCCCCCAATAGTGGTTCTCGACCGTTTGTGGTAGCAGTAGATGACATCATGTTTCAGAAACCTGTCGAGGTTGGCTcattgctctttctttcttcgCAGGTAGGTGTGTAATGAGAGTTgacatacaactttttttttcatttgagcctagaagtttCTATATCCAAAAGCCACTGTTTTCTCTTATGACTGTCCTTTTCCCCTTCCTAATGCAGTTGACTGACTATAGTGTCTATAATCTGTTAGGTATGCTTTACTCAGAATAATTACATTCAAGTCAGAGTACACAGTGAAGTGG
Coding sequences within it:
- the LOC111532458 gene encoding acyl-coenzyme A thioesterase 9, mitochondrial-like, with the protein product GLINIHLYRTISFRSRVLPPNAVWMENSKLKSLEICHPQERNIFNRIFGGFLMRKAYELGWATACSFGGSRPFVVAVDDIMFQKPVEVGSLLFLSSQVCFTQNNYIQVRVHSEVASLQEKEHTTTNVFHFTFVSEKEVPLVFPKTYGESMLYLDGQRHFNSMSGPATVRKDHLWNPRNTTFVEN